The window TCCATCTTGCATATTCTCAGACTTCCTTTTTCCCTGGACCGGAGATATAGCTCAGAGGTTTAACATTCCTCGCCTTGTGTTCCATGGACCCGGATGCTTCTATCTCTTGTCCATGCACGTTGCCTTCGCTTCTAACATGATTGACACAATTGAATCGAACACGGAGCGTTTTGTGTTGAGTGGCTTGCCTGATCGAGTTGAATTCACTAAACCTCAGATTACCGGTTCCTTCAAAGCCCGGACAGCAGTTCAGAAGGAGTTCTTCGATCGTGCTCTTGCTTCTGAGAAAGCAGCATACGGGATCGTTGTTCATACTTTTGAGGAGTTGGAACCTGAATACGTTAAGGCGTTGAAAAAGGCAAAAGATACCAACATATGGTGTATAGGCCCCGTTTCACTATGCAACAAAGATGACATCGATATAGCTGAGAGGGGAAACAAGGCTGCGATCAACGAGAATGAGTGCTTGAAATGGCTTGACGAAAGGGAACCAGGATCTGTGGTCTACGTTTGCTTGGGAAGTCTTACGCGTGCTTCGACACAACAGTCGATTGAGCTTGGGCTAGGACTGGAGTCCACGAACCAGCCCTTCATATGGTGCGTAAGAAAGAAAACTGAAGAACTGGAGAAATGGTTTTCAGAAGAAGGATTCGAAGAAAGGGTGAGCGACCGAGGGTTGATAGTCCATGGTTGGGCACCACAAGTGTTGATATTGTCACATCGAGCAGTTGGTGGTTTCTTGACACACTGTGGATGGAATTCGACAGTTGAAGCGGTCTGTGCAGGGATGCCAACGGTTACATGGCCACATTTTGCTGACCAGTTTC of the Lactuca sativa cultivar Salinas chromosome 6, Lsat_Salinas_v11, whole genome shotgun sequence genome contains:
- the LOC111894125 gene encoding UDP-glycosyltransferase 73E1; the protein is MVAATSTDLHVVMFPLMAQGHMVPMVDIARILALRGAMVTIFTTPVIANRFRSVIVRATEANLKIKLHELQLRLAEVGLPEGCESFDTLPSLESFVKLFAAISLLEEPAEILLRGLYPPPSCIFSDFLFPWTGDIAQRFNIPRLVFHGPGCFYLLSMHVAFASNMIDTIESNTERFVLSGLPDRVEFTKPQITGSFKARTAVQKEFFDRALASEKAAYGIVVHTFEELEPEYVKALKKAKDTNIWCIGPVSLCNKDDIDIAERGNKAAINENECLKWLDEREPGSVVYVCLGSLTRASTQQSIELGLGLESTNQPFIWCVRKKTEELEKWFSEEGFEERVSDRGLIVHGWAPQVLILSHRAVGGFLTHCGWNSTVEAVCAGMPTVTWPHFADQFLNEAFMVEILKIGVRIGVEVPLPFGEEDKTEALVKKEDVKRAVECLMDASEEGKERRKRVSELAEMAKRAMEEGGSSYVNVSSLVQDLTHMQLKTR